One genomic segment of Candidatus Saccharimonas sp. includes these proteins:
- the dnaJ gene encoding molecular chaperone DnaJ, giving the protein MSKTDYYDILGVKKDASADEIKKAFRKKAVELHPDKGGDEKAFKEVNEAYEVLKDKEKRQRYDQFGHAGVGGNSGGFSGGSPFEGFSGFSGQNVNFDFGGGFGDIFDGIFGGGFSNGRGSKNKKGRDVEVDLTLNFKEAVFGTETEISLNLDDECEHCDGSGAEPGHGMQKCPDCNGSGQQTRATQTLFGPIQQTITCPTCDGRGEIPKQNCSVCRGAGILRKKQTIKLKIPAGIDDGATIRLSGRGEAIKGGEKGDLYVNIYVKADKKFTREGDLILSEERISMIDAALGAEIEVETIDGMLTMKIPAGTQSHTDFKLSGHGVPNLRTERRGAQIVTIIVETPTKLSKKQKELLAEFKKSKKSLF; this is encoded by the coding sequence ATGAGCAAAACAGATTATTATGATATTTTAGGTGTAAAAAAAGACGCCAGTGCTGATGAAATTAAAAAGGCTTTTCGAAAAAAAGCAGTTGAACTTCACCCAGATAAAGGTGGTGATGAAAAGGCTTTCAAAGAGGTTAATGAAGCTTATGAAGTTTTAAAAGATAAAGAAAAGCGACAACGCTATGATCAGTTTGGTCACGCAGGTGTTGGTGGAAACTCTGGTGGGTTTTCTGGTGGAAGTCCTTTTGAAGGTTTTAGCGGATTTTCAGGCCAGAATGTTAATTTTGATTTTGGCGGTGGATTTGGTGATATTTTTGACGGAATTTTTGGCGGTGGATTTTCGAATGGTCGTGGTTCGAAAAATAAAAAAGGCCGCGATGTTGAAGTAGATCTAACTTTGAATTTTAAAGAGGCAGTTTTTGGGACTGAAACTGAAATTTCATTAAATCTAGATGATGAGTGCGAGCATTGTGATGGTTCAGGCGCAGAGCCTGGTCACGGAATGCAAAAATGTCCAGATTGTAATGGAAGCGGTCAGCAAACTCGCGCCACTCAAACTCTTTTTGGTCCAATTCAACAAACTATAACTTGCCCAACTTGTGATGGTCGTGGTGAGATTCCAAAGCAAAATTGTTCAGTTTGCCGTGGTGCTGGAATCTTGCGTAAAAAGCAAACAATAAAGCTTAAAATTCCAGCAGGAATTGACGATGGCGCAACAATTCGACTTTCTGGTCGTGGTGAAGCAATTAAAGGTGGTGAAAAAGGTGATTTATATGTAAACATCTATGTTAAGGCTGATAAAAAATTTACGCGTGAAGGTGATTTAATTTTAAGCGAAGAGAGAATTTCAATGATTGACGCTGCACTTGGTGCTGAAATTGAGGTTGAAACGATTGATGGAATGCTAACGATGAAGATTCCAGCCGGAACACAAAGCCATACTGATTTTAAGCTTTCGGGCCACGGTGTACCCAACCTTCGAACTGAAAGAAGAGGTGCTCAAATTGTGACGATTATTGTTGAAACTCCTACAAAGCTTTCGAAAAAACAAAAAGAACTTTTGGCAGAATTTAAGAAATCTAAAAAATCATTATTTTAA
- the tsaB gene encoding tRNA (adenosine(37)-N6)-threonylcarbamoyltransferase complex dimerization subunit type 1 TsaB, whose translation MILFLDTSTEKCKIWLDKNFFEKELGRNMARDILAFLEECLNSIGKKYEDFTGIGFFAGPGSFTGLRIGASVANTLADGLEIPIVAVKSDENWREIAFKSLKNGKNDKIALPFYGRDANITKPRK comes from the coding sequence ATGATTTTATTTCTAGATACATCAACAGAGAAATGCAAAATTTGGCTTGATAAAAACTTTTTCGAAAAAGAACTAGGCCGAAACATGGCGCGAGATATTCTGGCTTTTTTAGAGGAATGTTTAAATTCTATTGGTAAAAAATATGAAGATTTTACTGGAATTGGTTTTTTTGCGGGGCCGGGGAGTTTTACGGGATTAAGAATTGGAGCTTCAGTTGCAAACACTTTAGCTGATGGCTTAGAAATTCCAATTGTCGCAGTGAAAAGTGATGAAAATTGGCGAGAAATTGCTTTCAAAAGCTTGAAGAATGGTAAAAATGACAAAATTGCGCTGCCTTTTTATGGTAGAGATGCAAACATAACAAAACCGAGGAAATAA
- a CDS encoding KH domain-containing protein, with the protein MTIDQQFVEYIVKNLVENPEDVKVERTIDEKGVLLTLTVNKEDLGRIIGRRGATAQSLRALLRALALKNNAHYNLKISDSKEKTEAVENSTDTPVENTNTFAEQTRKELAELDDIAL; encoded by the coding sequence ATGACAATAGACCAACAGTTTGTTGAATATATCGTTAAGAATTTAGTTGAAAATCCAGAAGACGTAAAAGTTGAACGCACAATTGACGAGAAAGGTGTTTTATTAACTTTGACCGTGAATAAAGAAGACCTAGGCCGAATTATCGGTCGCCGTGGAGCAACTGCACAAAGCCTTCGTGCGCTTCTTCGAGCTCTGGCACTAAAAAATAATGCTCATTATAATCTAAAAATTAGCGATAGTAAAGAAAAAACTGAAGCTGTGGAAAATTCAACAGATACACCTGTGGAAAACACAAACACTTTCGCAGAACAAACTCGAAAAGAGCTTGCAGAATTAGACGACATTGCGTTATAA
- a CDS encoding ComEC/Rec2 family competence protein, which translates to MKPKAHIHRFYLNFVFFGGIIFGAIFSVFSKNTSLKSIVWLILATILFLFSWIFARKFCLILVLIAGILLSLWRGSVYNFENLKIAQNIKKDVTVRAVVLEDPDIKEDGSLKIRAKVVGILNEQFNGKAFISLKTNQKIRRSDELLIKGKISDGFGDFVISIHRGILMKITPKSDFIRDMRDSFAEGVRKSIPSPEVDLGLGYLLGQKNSLPEEISKALTITALTHIVVASGYNLTVLVMAAQRVFNKISRKIALFVAILLVLGFVFVVGFTPSMIRAGIVAIFGLILWYFGRKTRAYFLLTFVAAITLIFEPSNLLNLGWQLSFASFFGVLILSPLLQKIFFEKPEKLNSALKLFFETFSAQITTLPLIIFTFGTVSVISIFANMLILPFVPSAMLATFLTGIFAIFSPIAHFFWLYCRIDFKILNFYNW; encoded by the coding sequence ATGAAACCTAAAGCTCATATTCACCGATTTTATCTTAATTTTGTATTTTTTGGTGGAATTATTTTTGGCGCTATTTTTTCAGTTTTTTCGAAAAATACAAGTCTTAAATCAATTGTTTGGCTAATTTTAGCAACAATTTTATTCTTATTCTCTTGGATTTTTGCTCGAAAGTTTTGTTTAATTTTAGTCTTGATCGCCGGAATTTTGCTTTCTTTGTGGCGAGGCTCAGTTTATAATTTCGAAAATTTAAAGATCGCACAAAATATTAAAAAAGATGTAACTGTTCGAGCTGTTGTTCTTGAAGATCCAGATATTAAGGAGGATGGAAGTTTAAAAATTCGTGCAAAAGTTGTAGGAATTTTGAACGAACAATTTAACGGAAAGGCTTTTATTAGCTTGAAAACAAATCAGAAAATTCGTAGGAGTGATGAACTTTTAATAAAGGGGAAAATTTCTGACGGTTTTGGTGACTTTGTGATTTCAATTCATCGAGGAATACTTATGAAAATTACCCCAAAGAGTGATTTTATCCGCGATATGCGAGATTCTTTCGCTGAAGGGGTTCGAAAATCTATTCCTTCACCAGAGGTTGATTTGGGTCTTGGCTATCTGTTAGGTCAAAAAAATTCTTTGCCGGAGGAGATTTCTAAAGCCTTAACAATCACAGCTTTAACACATATTGTGGTTGCGAGTGGATACAATTTAACTGTTTTAGTGATGGCGGCCCAGCGAGTTTTTAATAAAATTTCAAGGAAGATAGCTTTATTTGTAGCGATTTTACTAGTTTTAGGATTTGTTTTTGTGGTTGGATTTACGCCATCAATGATTCGTGCGGGGATTGTGGCGATTTTTGGTTTAATTCTATGGTATTTTGGTAGAAAAACTCGAGCATATTTTCTTCTAACTTTTGTAGCGGCGATAACTTTAATTTTCGAACCTTCGAACCTACTTAATCTAGGCTGGCAATTATCGTTTGCTTCATTTTTTGGCGTTTTGATTCTTTCGCCACTATTACAAAAAATCTTTTTCGAAAAGCCAGAAAAACTAAATTCTGCTTTAAAATTATTTTTCGAAACTTTTAGTGCTCAAATTACAACACTTCCTCTGATAATTTTTACTTTTGGCACAGTAAGCGTAATATCAATATTTGCGAATATGCTAATTTTGCCGTTTGTACCAAGTGCGATGCTCGCAACTTTTTTAACGGGAATTTTTGCAATATTTTCGCCAATTGCTCATTTTTTTTGGCTTTATTGCAGAATTGATTTTAAAATACTCAATTTTTATAATTGGTGA
- the secG gene encoding preprotein translocase subunit SecG, producing MNIDIILQFSTVISGVLMMILVLLQQRGATLGAGFGASGELYTERRGVEKSIFRATVFFAFIFVASILTTLLLPK from the coding sequence GTGAATATTGATATTATTTTACAGTTTTCAACTGTTATTTCTGGTGTTTTAATGATGATTTTAGTGCTTTTACAACAACGAGGAGCAACTTTAGGGGCAGGGTTTGGGGCTTCTGGCGAGCTTTATACTGAGCGACGCGGTGTTGAAAAGAGTATTTTTCGGGCAACAGTTTTCTTTGCATTTATTTTTGTTGCATCAATTCTTACAACTTTGCTTTTGCCTAAATAA
- the trmD gene encoding tRNA (guanosine(37)-N1)-methyltransferase TrmD encodes MKIQVITLFPEMFEPVLNNAMMWKAQNQNVVSFEIINLRDFGIGMRKQVDDIPYGGGDGMLLKPEPLFEAVEFAKKNSPNAKIIAMTPSENVWNQEKAQEKANSGEDLIILCGRYEGFDSRIFKIVDEKISIGKFILTGGEIPAMAIIDSVVRLIPGVLGGEKSAEIESYSDGDNLEFPQFTRPADFRGMKVPEVLLSGHHAKIEEWRKKYSK; translated from the coding sequence ATGAAAATTCAAGTAATCACTCTCTTCCCTGAAATGTTCGAACCAGTTTTAAATAATGCAATGATGTGGAAGGCACAAAATCAAAATGTAGTTTCTTTTGAAATTATTAATTTACGTGATTTTGGTATTGGGATGCGCAAGCAAGTTGATGACATTCCCTATGGTGGAGGAGATGGAATGCTCTTAAAACCAGAACCTCTTTTCGAAGCAGTCGAGTTTGCAAAAAAAAATTCACCAAATGCAAAAATTATTGCAATGACTCCAAGTGAAAATGTCTGGAATCAAGAAAAAGCCCAAGAAAAAGCTAATTCTGGCGAAGATTTAATTATTTTATGTGGACGATATGAAGGGTTTGATTCACGAATTTTCAAAATTGTTGATGAAAAAATAAGTATTGGTAAATTTATTTTAACTGGTGGTGAAATTCCTGCAATGGCAATAATCGATAGTGTAGTCCGCCTGATTCCCGGCGTACTTGGTGGCGAAAAATCAGCTGAAATTGAAAGCTATTCAGATGGTGATAATCTGGAATTTCCACAATTTACAAGACCGGCAGATTTCCGCGGAATGAAAGTTCCAGAAGTTTTATTGAGCGGACATCACGCTAAAATCGAAGAATGGCGAAAAAAATATTCAAAATAG
- a CDS encoding DUF1727 domain-containing protein, whose translation MKNRILIIIGKIIQAISRLKGGGSALPGLIMEKIDPNFISNMLNGLKYGVVVVSGTNGKTTTTKMVVELLESQGLNVFSNKTGSNFVRGVGAAIISEANWSGKLEADIAVLELDEAHATHFVKLIQPRYSLLLNVMRDQLDRFGEIDYTAKLLHKIGENTSGSVVLNANDNFLGKKEFSKEFSKVVKFGFNQKLADFFPNDDEIYLTNSKKSRRKISANVLLEDFSNNIAKISWGGKTDEFKLKIGGIHNILNLTAAIALVEEILNAEKLKINRQKVICTAEKIQPAFGRGEKIKINGKEVEIILVKNPAGFRINLRNFEPDKYDTMIAVNDNYADGRDMSWLWDVDFSVLKHSGVQTISGNRAYDMALRLFHDDVDFEEDNVNLDIAESVIDFIEKGKKDKRIYATYTAMLEIRKELSKISEVEKIL comes from the coding sequence ATGAAAAATAGAATTTTGATAATTATTGGAAAAATTATTCAGGCGATTTCAAGATTAAAAGGTGGTGGTTCAGCATTGCCTGGGCTTATTATGGAAAAAATTGATCCAAATTTTATTTCGAACATGTTAAATGGCTTAAAATATGGTGTTGTGGTAGTTAGTGGCACGAATGGAAAAACTACAACTACAAAAATGGTTGTTGAACTACTCGAAAGCCAAGGATTAAATGTATTTTCGAATAAAACTGGTTCGAACTTTGTTCGTGGTGTGGGTGCGGCAATTATTTCTGAAGCTAATTGGAGCGGTAAGCTTGAGGCCGACATTGCCGTTCTAGAACTTGATGAAGCTCATGCGACTCATTTTGTAAAGTTAATCCAGCCACGGTATTCGCTTCTTTTAAATGTGATGCGCGACCAGCTCGATCGATTTGGTGAAATTGACTATACTGCAAAATTATTGCATAAGATTGGTGAAAATACTTCTGGTTCAGTCGTTTTGAATGCTAACGATAATTTTTTGGGTAAAAAGGAATTTTCGAAAGAATTTTCGAAAGTTGTTAAGTTTGGATTTAATCAAAAATTGGCAGATTTTTTCCCAAATGATGATGAGATTTATCTAACAAATTCTAAAAAATCACGTCGAAAAATTTCAGCAAATGTTTTGCTTGAGGATTTTTCGAATAATATTGCAAAAATTTCTTGGGGTGGAAAAACTGATGAGTTTAAGCTCAAAATTGGTGGGATTCATAATATTTTAAATTTAACTGCTGCGATCGCTTTGGTTGAAGAGATTCTGAATGCTGAAAAACTTAAAATCAATCGACAAAAAGTAATTTGTACGGCAGAGAAAATTCAGCCGGCTTTTGGTAGAGGTGAGAAAATAAAAATTAATGGTAAAGAAGTTGAGATTATATTAGTTAAAAATCCGGCTGGTTTTCGAATAAATTTGCGAAATTTTGAGCCTGATAAATATGATACAATGATTGCGGTTAATGATAATTATGCAGATGGCCGTGATATGAGCTGGCTTTGGGATGTAGATTTTTCAGTCTTGAAGCACTCTGGCGTCCAAACAATTTCAGGTAATCGAGCTTATGATATGGCGCTTCGACTTTTTCATGATGATGTTGATTTTGAGGAAGATAATGTGAATCTTGATATCGCTGAATCTGTTATTGATTTTATCGAAAAAGGAAAAAAAGATAAGCGGATTTATGCGACTTATACGGCAATGTTGGAAATTCGAAAAGAACTTTCGAAAATTTCAGAAGTGGAGAAAATTTTATGA
- a CDS encoding glutamine amidotransferase: MNLKILWLYAKNMNIYGDYGNILALKKQMELRGIKYEIVEYNPGDDFPDDVDIIIGGGGQDSGQNQIQDDLLKIAPNLRKLAKKGVPMLMVCGLYQLFGDSFETVNGNKIKGICLFKGVKTVGGEQRMIGNIVEESDQFGEIIGYENHSGKTYLSKENEPLARVKSGAGNTPDGNFEGTIYKNVIGTYLHGSILPKNPKISLFLIEQALKNKDYEMPKVLYENIRKANLLDQITRNAREIAKKCPR, from the coding sequence ATGAATTTAAAAATTTTGTGGCTTTATGCTAAAAATATGAATATTTACGGTGATTATGGCAATATTTTAGCGTTAAAAAAACAGATGGAGCTTCGTGGAATAAAATACGAAATTGTTGAATATAATCCTGGAGATGATTTTCCTGATGATGTTGATATTATTATTGGCGGTGGTGGTCAGGATTCGGGTCAGAATCAAATTCAAGATGATCTGCTGAAAATTGCACCAAATTTACGGAAGCTTGCCAAAAAAGGTGTACCAATGCTAATGGTTTGTGGATTATACCAGCTTTTTGGTGATTCTTTTGAAACTGTAAATGGCAATAAAATTAAGGGTATTTGCTTATTTAAAGGTGTTAAAACGGTTGGCGGTGAACAGAGAATGATTGGCAATATCGTTGAAGAATCTGATCAATTTGGTGAAATTATTGGTTATGAAAACCATAGCGGAAAAACTTATCTTTCGAAAGAGAATGAGCCATTGGCGCGCGTTAAAAGTGGTGCAGGAAATACACCTGACGGAAATTTTGAGGGTACGATTTATAAAAATGTGATTGGAACATATTTACACGGCTCAATTTTACCAAAAAATCCAAAAATTTCGTTATTTTTAATTGAACAAGCTTTGAAAAATAAAGATTATGAAATGCCTAAAGTTCTTTATGAAAATATTCGAAAAGCAAATTTGCTTGATCAAATCACCAGAAATGCGCGTGAAATTGCTAAAAAATGTCCACGATAG
- a CDS encoding phage holin family protein, with the protein MIEFINRWFLNSFLLWILISIFGNVSNHSAGTFFLAGLIFSIVNSTLKTILTILSLPMIILTFGFFTLIVNGMIVWISILLAPNISIGFWNSVIVGAAMSLLNYSLSQFLRIEDEKEIL; encoded by the coding sequence TTGATAGAATTTATAAATCGGTGGTTTTTGAATAGTTTCTTATTATGGATTTTAATTTCTATTTTTGGAAATGTTAGCAACCACAGTGCGGGAACTTTCTTTCTTGCTGGTTTAATTTTTTCAATTGTAAATAGCACACTTAAAACTATTCTTACAATTTTATCACTTCCAATGATTATTTTGACTTTTGGTTTTTTTACACTGATAGTTAATGGTATGATTGTTTGGATTTCGATACTTTTAGCACCAAATATTTCAATTGGATTTTGGAATTCTGTAATTGTAGGAGCGGCTATGAGCTTGCTAAATTATAGTTTGAGTCAATTTTTAAGAATTGAAGATGAAAAGGAGATTTTATAG
- the tsaE gene encoding tRNA (adenosine(37)-N6)-threonylcarbamoyltransferase complex ATPase subunit type 1 TsaE: MNFEKEINSTDEMIAFGEEIGRQISEGMVLELIGDVGAGKTTFTKGLAKGLGISETVQSPTFTILRVYEGGKLTLSHYDFYRLNDYGIMEMELAENLSNPKNVTVVEWAGDLAEILPKKHLKLVFESLNENQRKVKVREV, translated from the coding sequence ATGAATTTTGAAAAAGAAATAAATTCAACAGATGAAATGATTGCTTTCGGTGAAGAAATTGGCAGGCAAATTTCTGAAGGAATGGTTCTAGAACTTATTGGTGATGTTGGCGCTGGAAAAACTACTTTTACAAAAGGCTTGGCAAAAGGTTTGGGCATTTCCGAAACGGTTCAAAGCCCGACTTTTACGATATTACGGGTTTATGAAGGAGGGAAACTAACGCTTTCGCATTATGATTTTTATAGATTGAATGATTATGGAATTATGGAAATGGAGCTTGCTGAAAATTTAAGTAATCCAAAAAATGTAACAGTGGTTGAATGGGCTGGTGATCTAGCTGAAATTTTACCAAAAAAACATTTGAAGCTGGTTTTTGAAAGTTTAAATGAAAATCAAAGAAAAGTTAAAGTGAGAGAAGTGTAA
- a CDS encoding MFS transporter, with protein sequence MLEKILKPFFKIRNYWQYISFNEMAVLYISKNMRVFAVKLTSTFSLIYIYKFVHSIWIIPVCILIHYIAKFVGSIIALFYISKNGPKHGMLLANILYIPALVLMASMELFGKDLGLIVALTGVIFKGISVSIENLSYNVNFSKAKNVKKVGKQLGWAYILENLSSSITPAIGGFFAIFFGVEKLFIISSVILVLTTIPLLTTKEKVKINKKLSFKGFPWRNYKHFLVICFSCGMMWNSLFIWSFFAPVFLIKGINSYGSAGVLASISSISALIAAFIYGKIIDKNKERGLLKINSIILGIVYSIRTFIFMNPISIGISEIFAGISLSGFNMANFKGLYSEADESGMRIQYLFLYELGTNIASIFSSFILLGLFFALNNVDSSGKISMQITILISSLAALPMTFVNYRIYRNKKRQFQE encoded by the coding sequence ATGCTTGAAAAAATATTAAAACCATTTTTTAAAATTCGAAATTATTGGCAATATATTTCTTTTAATGAAATGGCTGTTTTGTATATTTCAAAAAATATGCGAGTTTTCGCGGTAAAATTAACAAGCACTTTTAGCCTAATTTATATCTATAAGTTTGTGCATTCAATTTGGATTATTCCCGTTTGCATTTTAATTCATTATATTGCAAAATTTGTAGGTTCGATAATTGCTCTTTTCTATATTTCAAAAAATGGTCCAAAGCATGGAATGTTGCTTGCAAATATTTTGTATATCCCAGCTTTAGTTTTAATGGCTTCAATGGAACTTTTTGGTAAGGATTTAGGCTTAATCGTAGCTTTAACAGGTGTTATTTTTAAAGGAATTTCAGTTTCGATTGAAAATCTTTCTTACAATGTCAATTTTTCGAAAGCTAAAAATGTTAAAAAAGTTGGCAAACAGCTTGGTTGGGCGTATATTCTAGAAAATTTATCAAGCAGTATTACGCCTGCAATTGGTGGTTTTTTTGCGATATTTTTTGGTGTAGAGAAGCTTTTCATAATTTCATCTGTTATATTGGTTTTGACTACAATTCCGCTGCTTACAACCAAAGAAAAAGTTAAAATTAATAAAAAGTTAAGCTTCAAAGGTTTTCCTTGGCGGAATTATAAACATTTTTTGGTTATCTGTTTTAGCTGTGGAATGATGTGGAATTCTTTATTTATTTGGAGCTTTTTTGCGCCAGTCTTTTTAATTAAAGGTATTAATTCTTACGGCTCAGCTGGAGTTTTAGCCTCTATTTCTTCAATTTCAGCATTGATAGCAGCTTTTATTTACGGTAAAATTATAGATAAAAATAAAGAGCGTGGTTTGTTAAAGATCAATTCGATCATTTTGGGAATAGTTTATTCAATTCGAACTTTCATTTTTATGAACCCTATATCTATTGGAATTTCTGAAATATTCGCAGGAATTTCATTAAGTGGCTTCAATATGGCAAATTTTAAGGGGTTGTATAGCGAAGCTGATGAATCTGGAATGCGAATTCAGTATTTATTCCTCTACGAATTAGGAACAAATATTGCTTCAATTTTTAGTTCATTTATACTTTTAGGGTTATTTTTTGCGTTAAATAATGTTGACTCTTCGGGCAAAATATCGATGCAAATTACGATTCTAATTTCAAGTCTTGCAGCTTTACCTATGACTTTCGTGAATTATCGTATTTATCGAAATAAAAAACGTCAATTCCAAGAATGA
- the dnaK gene encoding molecular chaperone DnaK, with protein sequence MGKIIGIDLGTTNSAFAYMVAGKPEVITNAEGNRTTPSVVAINKKGDRLVGQVAQRQRVTNPKNTIYGVKRLIGRKYSDDEIQKDLGIMPYEIVKKGSGVAVKMGDKEYTPEEVSAMILSKIKADAEAFLGEKVTEAVITVPAYFDDSQRQATKDAGKIAGLEVKRIINEPTAAALAYGLDGKKDEKIAVFDLGGGTFDVSVLDIADGVFEVLSTNGDTHLGGEDFDNRIVNHFLDEFKKEEGIDLKNDSAAMQRLKDEAEKAKKELSSTTSYEVNLPFLTADEDGPKHFEYTLTRAKLEELVADLIDRLADPVEKALSDANLKASDIAEVVMVGGMTRMPAVVEKVEKIFGKKPTQGVNPDEVVAVGAAIQGGVLAGDVKDVLLLDVTPLTLGIETAGGVRTPMIDRNTTVPTSKSQVFSTYADNQPQVEIHVLQGEREMAADNKSLGMFVLSGIAPAPRGVPQIEVTFNIDANGILTVTAKDKGTGKENNITIQNSGNMSKEDIEKAQKEAELHADEDKKKRELIDAKNQLENAIYQAEKMPSEFKDKISKEDEEAISKAVEEAKKHQNAESKDELEKAAKDLQDAIMPIGAKLYQAQSADNTSEAGDKAKTSHKKDNDEPVEGEVIDKK encoded by the coding sequence ATGGGAAAAATTATTGGAATTGACCTTGGTACAACTAACAGCGCTTTTGCGTATATGGTTGCAGGAAAACCTGAGGTTATTACAAACGCAGAAGGAAATCGAACTACACCATCAGTTGTAGCAATCAATAAAAAAGGTGATCGTTTGGTTGGGCAGGTAGCACAACGTCAGCGCGTAACAAATCCAAAAAATACAATTTACGGAGTAAAGCGTTTGATTGGCCGAAAGTATTCTGATGATGAGATCCAAAAAGATCTTGGAATCATGCCTTATGAGATTGTGAAAAAAGGCAGTGGCGTTGCTGTAAAAATGGGTGACAAAGAATATACGCCAGAAGAAGTTTCGGCGATGATTCTTTCGAAAATTAAAGCTGATGCTGAAGCTTTCTTGGGCGAAAAAGTTACCGAAGCTGTGATTACCGTTCCAGCTTACTTTGATGATAGTCAACGCCAAGCAACTAAAGATGCTGGTAAAATTGCTGGTCTTGAAGTAAAACGAATTATTAACGAGCCAACTGCAGCCGCACTTGCTTATGGCTTAGACGGTAAAAAAGATGAAAAAATTGCTGTTTTCGACCTTGGTGGTGGAACATTCGACGTTTCAGTTCTTGATATTGCTGATGGTGTGTTTGAAGTTCTTTCAACAAACGGTGATACACACCTTGGTGGTGAAGACTTCGATAACCGCATTGTGAACCACTTTTTGGACGAATTTAAGAAAGAAGAAGGAATCGATCTTAAAAATGATTCTGCTGCAATGCAGCGCTTGAAGGACGAAGCTGAAAAAGCTAAAAAAGAGCTTTCTTCAACAACATCTTATGAAGTGAACTTACCGTTCTTGACAGCTGATGAAGATGGTCCAAAACACTTCGAGTACACTCTAACTCGAGCAAAACTTGAAGAATTAGTTGCTGATTTAATCGATCGATTAGCTGATCCTGTCGAGAAAGCTTTGAGTGATGCTAACTTAAAAGCTAGTGATATTGCTGAAGTTGTGATGGTTGGTGGTATGACCCGAATGCCAGCTGTGGTTGAAAAAGTTGAAAAAATCTTTGGTAAAAAACCAACTCAAGGTGTTAACCCTGACGAGGTTGTAGCTGTTGGTGCTGCAATTCAAGGTGGTGTTTTGGCTGGAGATGTTAAAGATGTGCTACTTCTTGATGTTACACCTTTGACACTTGGAATCGAAACTGCTGGTGGTGTTCGAACTCCAATGATTGATCGAAACACGACTGTGCCAACTTCGAAATCACAAGTTTTTTCAACTTATGCTGATAATCAGCCGCAAGTTGAGATTCATGTGCTTCAAGGTGAGCGTGAAATGGCTGCCGACAATAAATCTCTTGGAATGTTTGTACTTTCAGGAATTGCACCAGCGCCACGAGGAGTTCCACAAATTGAAGTTACTTTCAATATTGATGCAAACGGAATTTTGACGGTTACTGCTAAAGATAAAGGAACCGGTAAAGAGAATAATATCACAATTCAAAACTCAGGAAATATGAGTAAAGAAGATATTGAAAAGGCTCAAAAAGAAGCTGAACTTCACGCTGATGAAGATAAAAAGAAGCGCGAATTGATTGATGCTAAAAATCAGCTCGAAAATGCTATTTACCAAGCAGAAAAAATGCCAAGCGAATTCAAAGATAAGATTTCGAAAGAAGATGAAGAAGCAATTTCGAAAGCTGTTGAAGAGGCTAAAAAACATCAAAATGCTGAGAGTAAAGATGAGCTTGAGAAAGCTGCTAAAGATCTTCAAGATGCAATTATGCCAATTGGTGCAAAATTGTATCAAGCTCAAAGTGCAGATAATACAAGTGAAGCTGGCGATAAAGCTAAAACTTCTCACAAAAAAGATAATGACGAGCCAGTTGAAGGCGAAGTTATTGATAAGAAATAA